The following proteins are co-located in the Stieleria sp. JC731 genome:
- a CDS encoding metallophosphoesterase family protein — protein sequence MRRFVIGDIHGCSKALRTLIDTIAPKKDDELIFLGDYVDRGPDSRGVIDQLVDLQSRCNVIPLRGNHEIMLCGVAFSHLDPEMWLNSGGNATVTSYGGSLDKIPDSHVKFLRGLRPHYETQNAIFVHANYDHTLPMEAQPDDVRYWQHLTRATPPHCSGKRVYVGHTPQASGMVLDLGYLVCVDTYCFGTGYLTAMNVGTDECIQVDRKGFRRRVPAEALIQFFGIAARSIRTRLFGSKSATTVTDATDELTTSKKDDHQDP from the coding sequence ATGCGTCGTTTCGTAATTGGCGATATCCACGGTTGTTCCAAGGCTCTTCGGACTTTAATCGACACGATTGCCCCGAAGAAAGACGACGAACTAATCTTTCTCGGGGACTACGTTGATCGTGGACCAGACAGCCGTGGTGTCATTGACCAGCTTGTTGACCTGCAATCTCGCTGCAACGTCATCCCATTGCGTGGCAACCACGAAATCATGCTATGCGGTGTAGCGTTCAGTCACCTTGATCCCGAAATGTGGCTCAATTCAGGTGGCAACGCGACGGTCACCAGCTACGGCGGATCGCTGGATAAGATCCCCGATTCCCATGTGAAGTTTCTGCGAGGATTGCGTCCACACTACGAGACACAGAATGCGATCTTCGTCCATGCAAACTATGATCACACGTTGCCAATGGAAGCCCAACCGGATGACGTGCGATACTGGCAGCACTTAACGCGAGCCACGCCGCCGCACTGCAGCGGAAAGCGGGTTTACGTCGGTCACACACCACAGGCCAGCGGCATGGTGCTTGACCTGGGTTACCTGGTTTGCGTCGACACATACTGTTTCGGTACCGGCTACTTGACGGCGATGAACGTCGGAACCGACGAATGCATCCAAGTTGACCGAAAAGGTTTCCGAAGGCGTGTTCCGGCGGAAGCGTTGATCCAATTTTTCGGTATCGCTGCACGATCCATTCGCACTCGATTGTTCGGTTCAAAGTCGGCCACAACAGTCACCGATGCAACCGACGAATTGACGACTTCCAAGAAAGATGATCACCAAGATCCTTGA
- a CDS encoding sensor histidine kinase gives MSKMLPKDADRLQTALSEELSSDGVSIAPPVSGSAAKSIAPRPVEYAAFRPRIGMIIGPLASIVAAIWLAMMLSVQTTGMMIVATAMCFIVGTILVIYTVLRWENAESAYERERTAAELWNLRYENLRSEFQRTASALSHMTDGVVMLSPKTEIVLINEAARRLLALTSGGQYLGRKISEMVRIPEIVAAVDRAGRGKIDENVAVEVVDGSIVRPVAVRVNRILETQPPHLLLVLSDETEAQRVEAIRREFIANVSHELKTPLAAIKGYAETVELAIQDDPESAAHFIAQIGNQCDRLEYLIADMMKLARAQSGKGTLLIQSLDLEKVINHAMTSFMPVAGAKQIELKVESSDSPVHVLADEEAALTITQNLISNAIRHTNAGGHVTVSCRREEAGWVMAVKDDGVGIAEEFQERIFERFYRVDRTRKTHDGGTGIGLAIVKNLTRALGGRVGVISSPGKGATFEVWLRSSDSQQSLH, from the coding sequence ATGAGTAAGATGCTTCCCAAGGATGCCGACCGATTGCAAACGGCTTTGTCTGAGGAACTTTCCTCCGATGGCGTTTCGATCGCACCACCGGTTTCCGGCTCGGCAGCCAAGTCAATTGCCCCACGCCCGGTCGAGTATGCGGCCTTCCGTCCTCGCATCGGCATGATCATCGGGCCGTTGGCCAGTATCGTTGCTGCGATTTGGCTGGCGATGATGCTTTCTGTGCAAACGACCGGCATGATGATTGTCGCCACCGCGATGTGTTTTATCGTCGGGACAATCCTGGTCATCTACACCGTCTTGAGATGGGAAAATGCCGAATCGGCTTACGAGCGAGAACGTACCGCTGCGGAGCTTTGGAATCTTCGATACGAAAACTTGCGATCGGAATTTCAACGCACCGCATCGGCGCTTTCACACATGACCGATGGGGTCGTGATGCTTTCGCCGAAAACCGAGATCGTCTTGATCAATGAAGCCGCACGAAGACTGCTAGCGCTAACATCGGGGGGCCAATACTTGGGACGCAAGATTTCGGAGATGGTCCGAATCCCAGAAATCGTTGCCGCCGTGGACCGCGCCGGCCGTGGAAAGATCGACGAAAATGTCGCGGTCGAAGTTGTCGATGGTTCGATCGTTCGTCCCGTCGCCGTACGAGTCAATCGCATCCTGGAAACTCAGCCGCCGCACCTCCTGCTGGTTCTCAGTGACGAAACGGAGGCCCAGCGGGTCGAAGCGATCCGCCGAGAATTCATCGCCAACGTTTCGCACGAATTGAAAACGCCGTTAGCGGCGATCAAAGGCTATGCCGAAACGGTCGAACTTGCCATTCAAGACGACCCCGAATCTGCCGCCCACTTTATCGCTCAGATCGGAAATCAGTGTGACCGACTGGAGTACCTGATCGCCGACATGATGAAGCTCGCGCGGGCTCAGTCTGGCAAAGGCACCTTGTTGATTCAGTCGCTGGATCTGGAAAAGGTCATCAATCACGCGATGACGTCATTCATGCCGGTTGCCGGTGCGAAGCAAATCGAGCTGAAAGTGGAATCGAGCGACAGTCCTGTTCACGTGCTGGCTGACGAAGAAGCTGCTCTGACAATCACCCAAAACTTGATCAGCAATGCGATCCGGCACACCAATGCCGGCGGACACGTCACCGTCAGTTGCCGACGTGAGGAAGCGGGCTGGGTGATGGCAGTCAAAGATGACGGTGTCGGAATTGCCGAAGAGTTCCAGGAACGAATCTTTGAGCGGTTTTACCGAGTCGACCGAACCCGCAAAACGCACGACGGGGGAACCGGCATCGGACTGGCAATCGTCAAAAATCTGACCCGTGCTCTTGGGGGGAGAGTCGGGGTGATCAGCAGCCCCGGAAAGGGCGCAACTTTCGAGGTTTGGCTTCGCTCCTCCGATTCACAACAAAGTCTTCATTAA
- a CDS encoding response regulator transcription factor: MSNNKILIVEDYGPLAETLEYQLKRTGYEVYRAGDGKEGVDQAKLYLPDLIVLDIDLPILNGVEVCKQLRADPKTRETLILMLSAMGEESDQVVGFAVGADDYVVKPVESYKVLIQRIKALLRRREPVLEDHDSVSHQNVTVDRRRFVVTIDESPLKLTKSEFRLLDTLIRQPGRAFGRSELVDAALGEDTVVLDRTIDVHVRALRKKMGGAADLIETVRGVGYRFKE, from the coding sequence ATGTCCAATAACAAGATTCTGATCGTCGAAGATTACGGCCCCTTGGCCGAGACTCTCGAATACCAGCTCAAGCGAACCGGCTACGAGGTTTATCGTGCTGGCGATGGTAAGGAAGGGGTTGATCAAGCCAAGCTTTATTTGCCCGATCTGATTGTCCTCGATATCGACCTGCCAATTCTCAATGGTGTCGAAGTCTGCAAACAGCTCCGTGCCGATCCCAAAACTCGCGAAACGCTAATCCTGATGCTTAGTGCGATGGGTGAGGAATCCGACCAGGTGGTTGGCTTCGCGGTCGGAGCGGACGATTACGTTGTGAAGCCTGTCGAGAGCTACAAAGTTCTGATCCAAAGAATCAAAGCGTTACTTCGCAGACGAGAACCGGTTCTTGAAGATCACGATTCGGTCTCACATCAGAATGTAACGGTCGACCGACGTCGGTTCGTCGTCACGATTGACGAGTCACCACTAAAGCTGACCAAGAGCGAGTTTCGCTTGCTGGACACGCTAATCCGTCAACCTGGCCGAGCCTTCGGACGCAGCGAGTTGGTCGACGCAGCTCTCGGCGAAGACACCGTCGTACTGGACCGAACGATCGATGTCCACGTACGTGCGTTACGAAAGAAAATGGGTGGAGCCGCCGACCTGATCGAAACCGTCCGCGGTGTCGGCTATCGCTTCAAAGAATAA
- a CDS encoding DEAD/DEAH box helicase: protein MSNELDMMDEAARADLNPQSEVQDGGDQQESPTNETESANESQLTAEQETEAAASVVEAESAVVEAESAVVEAESAAGETSQSEAGQNEPEAAEEVAVSNENSDSQSDRNEETGEAVSAKSKKEKAASDEPRFRDFELSNEVQLAVDCSGYTTPTEVQQRIIPYILAGRDVLAQSQTGTGKTAAFALPLLSKISGRPKLPQILVLAPTRELATQVAKSFETYGANIPKLQIVALYGGADYDPQLKALKRGVHVVVGTPGRVIDHIKRGTLKLDGLSSVVLDEADEMLNLGFIDDVEWILQQTNQERQIALFSATMPAPIRRVADQYLDDPAVITVRKKTLTADTIEQRCVIIQERSKRELLCRLIEMEDTDGVLVFTKTKDSTVAVADHLLTLGLRAAALNGDLPQARRQKTVDQLKAGRLDILVATDVAARGLDVQRISHVFNYDLPHDSESYVHRIGRTGRAGRKGVAYIFLTPRQRNKLRLIEKVTKQRIELFNPPTKEELTDVRIEQFKREIDEARSHQDLGLFKTILADYVQENGTTLEDAAAALAVLSRRGQPLVAKDLAAVKEPRERRERSFDGDDGPRRRKPRISDRAESGMDRYWIGVGHTDGVRPGNIVGAIANEVGIPGSDIGPIAINETFSTVDLPSGLPDDVIEYLQNTWVSGKQLRIRPFTERRPRDFEGGRKGKPKRGGFKKKSGKNFGQGSYDGPRSESSSGRPGGKPGRSGGKPYGNSGGKLGGKPGGKPFGKKSKFKKKFDRD from the coding sequence ATGTCGAACGAATTGGATATGATGGATGAAGCTGCGCGCGCTGATCTGAACCCACAAAGCGAGGTTCAAGACGGCGGCGATCAACAAGAATCACCCACAAATGAAACGGAATCGGCGAACGAAAGTCAGTTGACAGCCGAACAGGAAACTGAGGCGGCAGCGTCTGTGGTCGAAGCTGAAAGTGCTGTGGTCGAAGCTGAAAGTGCTGTGGTCGAAGCTGAAAGTGCTGCCGGCGAAACGAGTCAAAGCGAAGCCGGACAAAACGAGCCCGAAGCAGCAGAAGAAGTTGCTGTTTCCAATGAAAACAGCGATTCACAATCGGATCGCAACGAAGAGACTGGCGAAGCTGTCAGTGCAAAATCGAAAAAAGAGAAAGCTGCGTCGGACGAACCGCGGTTTCGTGATTTCGAGCTCAGCAATGAAGTTCAATTGGCCGTTGACTGCTCGGGCTACACCACCCCGACTGAAGTCCAACAACGAATCATTCCGTACATCTTGGCTGGACGGGACGTTCTAGCCCAGTCGCAAACGGGTACCGGCAAAACGGCCGCGTTCGCGTTGCCGTTGTTGTCGAAAATCAGCGGACGGCCAAAGCTGCCTCAAATTTTGGTGCTCGCCCCGACACGCGAATTGGCAACACAGGTGGCCAAATCGTTTGAAACCTATGGCGCCAATATCCCCAAGCTGCAGATCGTCGCGCTTTACGGTGGTGCGGACTACGATCCACAGCTCAAGGCACTCAAACGTGGTGTTCACGTTGTCGTCGGAACGCCCGGACGCGTCATCGACCACATCAAACGTGGGACGCTTAAACTTGATGGCCTCTCGTCGGTCGTTTTGGACGAAGCCGATGAAATGTTGAACCTCGGGTTCATCGACGATGTCGAATGGATTCTGCAGCAGACGAATCAGGAACGGCAAATCGCGTTGTTTTCCGCAACGATGCCGGCGCCAATTCGACGTGTCGCCGACCAGTATCTAGATGATCCTGCCGTCATCACCGTCCGTAAAAAGACATTGACCGCAGATACGATCGAACAACGCTGTGTCATCATCCAGGAACGCAGCAAGCGAGAGTTGCTTTGCCGCTTGATCGAAATGGAAGACACCGACGGAGTTCTTGTCTTCACCAAGACGAAAGATTCCACCGTTGCTGTTGCCGATCACTTGTTAACGCTCGGGCTTCGAGCCGCGGCGCTTAACGGTGACCTGCCACAAGCTCGTCGACAAAAGACCGTCGATCAATTGAAAGCCGGTCGGTTGGATATCTTGGTCGCAACCGATGTGGCAGCACGCGGGCTCGATGTCCAGCGAATCAGCCACGTCTTTAACTACGACCTTCCTCACGATTCCGAATCCTACGTCCACCGAATCGGGCGAACCGGTCGGGCTGGGCGAAAAGGTGTCGCGTACATCTTCTTGACTCCACGACAACGCAACAAATTGCGTTTGATCGAGAAGGTAACCAAGCAACGAATCGAGTTGTTCAATCCGCCAACGAAGGAAGAACTGACCGACGTTCGAATCGAGCAATTCAAACGCGAGATCGACGAAGCGCGTTCGCACCAAGACCTCGGCTTGTTCAAAACGATTCTTGCTGATTACGTCCAAGAAAATGGAACGACGCTCGAAGACGCGGCCGCAGCTCTGGCTGTGCTTAGCCGTCGTGGGCAACCGCTGGTGGCGAAGGATCTTGCCGCAGTGAAAGAGCCTCGCGAACGTCGTGAGCGAAGCTTTGACGGTGATGACGGGCCACGTCGTCGCAAACCACGCATTAGCGATCGTGCCGAAAGCGGAATGGATCGCTACTGGATCGGCGTCGGTCACACCGATGGCGTTCGTCCCGGCAATATCGTTGGTGCGATCGCAAACGAAGTTGGCATCCCCGGGTCAGACATTGGCCCGATCGCGATCAATGAAACGTTTTCGACAGTCGATTTGCCATCCGGTTTGCCAGATGACGTCATCGAGTACTTGCAGAATACTTGGGTTTCTGGAAAGCAGCTGCGGATCCGCCCCTTCACCGAGCGTCGTCCACGTGATTTCGAAGGCGGTCGCAAAGGTAAGCCAAAGCGTGGCGGCTTTAAGAAGAAGTCGGGTAAGAACTTCGGCCAAGGATCCTACGACGGTCCGCGATCTGAATCGTCGTCCGGACGCCCCGGTGGTAAACCGGGACGCTCAGGCGGAAAGCCTTACGGTAATTCCGGTGGCAAACTAGGCGGAAAGCCCGGTGGGAAACCTTTCGGCAAGAAGTCGAAGTTCAAGAAGAAGTTCGACCGCGATTAA
- a CDS encoding DUF5060 domain-containing protein, translating into MWFSNQRSAGALALIGLSVLTCIALAQQAFADELSQLTSPTKPVSSEPLQLPRHADGNGTTTLEGEPKCWHKLTLVLDGPYAHEQDNSPNPFTDYRMQVTFTHDDGTSFCVPGYFAADGHAGQSSAQSGTTWKAHFAADRSGPWKWTVSFERGSMIAIDPDSVRDPVAPFDSVSGTVDIKPSDKTGRDFRAHGRLQYVGKRYLRHQESGRYFLKAGADAPETLLAYADFDNTIAGNAKKAPLKTWQPHIRDWQDGDPTWKDGKGKGLIGAINYLAGKGCNAFSFLTYNAGGDGDNVWPFIHRDDKMHYDCSKLDQWGIVFDHATKLGMYLHFKLQETENDDHRRGGKGSNTVAESLDGGDLGPQRRLYCREIIARFGHELALNWNLGEENTQSTQQQQAMIDYIASLDAYDHPIVIHTYPEQQEKVYRPLLGDKSKLTGVSLQNSSLETTHQQTVHWVRESTDAGKPWVVAFDESGSAAHGQCPDLGYNGFDGHDRKGEMAYTEHEVRKLTLWGHLMGGGAGNEYYFGYQFDENDIICEDWRSRDRSWDYCRIALGFFADETIPFWEMQNRDDLVGNPEHGNRCYCFCKTDEIYLVYLPDGSDVAVDLSDASGAFLVSWFNPRTGGPLIQGGQRSVVAGGRVLIKSPAGDPAEDWLLVLRKQ; encoded by the coding sequence ATGTGGTTCTCCAATCAACGGTCTGCCGGGGCGCTCGCCTTGATCGGTTTGAGTGTGTTGACTTGTATCGCGTTGGCGCAGCAGGCCTTCGCGGACGAGCTAAGCCAACTAACCAGCCCCACGAAACCTGTCAGCAGCGAACCACTTCAGTTGCCTCGCCATGCAGACGGCAATGGGACGACGACGCTTGAAGGTGAGCCCAAATGTTGGCACAAGCTGACATTGGTGCTGGACGGTCCATATGCGCACGAGCAAGACAACTCGCCCAACCCATTCACCGATTATCGAATGCAGGTAACGTTTACCCATGATGATGGAACGTCGTTTTGTGTTCCGGGGTACTTCGCTGCGGATGGTCATGCGGGGCAATCGTCGGCTCAGTCGGGTACCACTTGGAAAGCTCATTTCGCAGCCGATCGTTCTGGACCTTGGAAGTGGACGGTTTCATTTGAACGCGGATCGATGATTGCGATCGATCCTGATTCGGTTCGTGATCCGGTGGCACCTTTCGATAGCGTCAGCGGCACGGTCGACATCAAGCCGTCGGATAAAACCGGTCGCGATTTTCGTGCCCATGGACGATTGCAGTATGTTGGAAAGCGGTACCTGCGACATCAAGAAAGCGGTCGGTACTTTTTGAAGGCCGGCGCGGATGCTCCTGAGACATTGTTGGCGTACGCGGACTTTGACAATACGATTGCCGGGAATGCGAAGAAAGCACCGCTGAAGACCTGGCAGCCGCACATTCGCGACTGGCAGGACGGCGACCCAACCTGGAAGGACGGTAAGGGCAAGGGATTGATCGGTGCGATCAACTACTTGGCTGGTAAGGGATGCAACGCATTCTCATTTCTAACCTACAACGCTGGCGGTGATGGTGACAACGTTTGGCCGTTCATCCATCGCGACGACAAGATGCACTATGACTGCAGCAAGTTAGATCAATGGGGAATCGTGTTCGACCATGCGACGAAGCTTGGGATGTATCTTCACTTCAAACTTCAAGAAACGGAAAACGATGATCATCGTCGGGGCGGCAAGGGAAGCAACACGGTAGCAGAGTCCCTTGACGGTGGTGACCTAGGACCGCAACGCCGGTTGTATTGTCGCGAAATCATTGCGCGTTTCGGTCACGAGTTGGCCTTGAATTGGAACTTGGGTGAGGAGAACACTCAGTCAACACAGCAACAGCAAGCGATGATCGATTACATCGCAAGCCTAGATGCCTACGACCATCCGATCGTTATCCATACCTATCCGGAGCAACAGGAGAAAGTCTACCGCCCCTTGTTGGGCGATAAGTCAAAGTTGACAGGTGTGTCACTGCAGAACAGTAGCCTGGAAACGACACATCAACAAACCGTTCATTGGGTTCGCGAATCCACGGACGCAGGCAAGCCATGGGTGGTCGCATTCGACGAATCCGGAAGTGCCGCCCACGGTCAGTGTCCCGACTTAGGCTACAACGGTTTTGATGGGCATGACCGAAAAGGCGAGATGGCATACACCGAGCATGAAGTTCGCAAGCTGACTTTATGGGGGCATTTGATGGGGGGAGGTGCCGGAAACGAGTATTACTTCGGCTATCAGTTCGACGAGAACGATATCATCTGTGAAGACTGGCGAAGCCGCGATCGGAGCTGGGACTACTGCAGGATCGCGCTCGGATTCTTTGCCGACGAGACGATTCCCTTTTGGGAAATGCAAAACCGTGATGACCTCGTTGGCAATCCTGAGCACGGCAACCGTTGCTATTGCTTTTGCAAGACTGACGAAATCTACCTCGTCTATCTTCCCGATGGCAGTGACGTCGCGGTGGATCTATCAGACGCAAGCGGAGCCTTCCTCGTTAGCTGGTTCAACCCAAGAACCGGAGGTCCATTGATCCAAGGCGGGCAGCGCTCGGTTGTCGCAGGAGGTCGGGTGTTGATCAAAAGCCCAGCGGGTGATCCGGCGGAGGATTGGTTGTTGGTTTTACGTAAACAGTAG
- a CDS encoding sulfatase-like hydrolase/transferase, whose amino-acid sequence MCAVVGLLTQASVSFAANGDSEGRPNFVFILADDLGYGDLGCFGRTDIKTPNLDRLASQGVRLTNHYANGAECTPTRAAFLTGRYQQWIGGLECAIGTGNVGRYDDAVRLRETNDLGLPADELTIGQLLQKSGYRTAITGKWHLGYETKFAPHHHGFDRTFYCIGGGMDYFHYLDTVAGYNLFRQGQPIASQGYFTDLATDEAIEFLNDQSTQTPFFLYLPYTCPHSPFQGPDDDQANPLPLDSPLWNQGNAPPETYIAMIEHMDRRIGDILETLDRHGFANDTIVIFASDNGGTKSARNAPLSGHKGSTFEGGIRVPGIIRWPGRIEPNTESDIPCLTFDFTRSIAELSGVKRNDGKSFEGIDIVGQVSSDRKFPGRQLFWRKQRGEKVWKAVREGSLKYVSEAAPNKSSEFLFDLSQDIAEKRDLRVERPLDFERLKSAYDHWESTTRRDRRGRP is encoded by the coding sequence TTGTGCGCTGTTGTCGGACTTTTAACGCAAGCTTCGGTTTCGTTCGCGGCGAATGGCGATTCGGAAGGTCGACCGAATTTTGTATTCATCCTGGCCGATGATCTGGGCTACGGCGATCTGGGATGCTTTGGCCGGACTGATATCAAGACTCCCAATCTCGATCGATTGGCCTCTCAAGGAGTTAGGCTGACAAACCATTATGCGAACGGTGCGGAGTGCACGCCAACGAGAGCGGCTTTCTTAACTGGGCGATACCAGCAATGGATCGGTGGCTTGGAATGCGCGATCGGCACTGGGAATGTCGGGAGATACGACGATGCCGTTCGACTGCGAGAAACGAATGATTTGGGACTCCCCGCTGACGAATTGACCATCGGCCAATTGCTGCAGAAGTCTGGCTATCGTACCGCGATTACAGGCAAGTGGCATTTGGGATACGAGACTAAGTTCGCACCGCATCATCATGGTTTCGATCGCACGTTTTATTGTATCGGTGGCGGCATGGACTATTTCCACTACTTGGACACCGTTGCCGGATACAACCTGTTTCGCCAAGGGCAGCCGATCGCGTCACAGGGATACTTCACAGATCTGGCAACCGACGAAGCGATCGAATTCCTCAATGATCAGTCCACCCAGACACCGTTCTTTCTGTACCTGCCCTATACCTGTCCACACTCGCCATTCCAGGGGCCAGATGACGATCAAGCGAACCCTTTGCCTTTGGACTCGCCGCTTTGGAATCAAGGAAACGCGCCACCGGAAACGTACATCGCGATGATCGAGCATATGGATCGCAGGATAGGGGATATCCTAGAGACACTCGATCGCCATGGTTTTGCCAATGACACCATAGTCATCTTCGCGAGTGACAACGGCGGAACCAAAAGCGCCCGCAACGCACCACTGTCAGGACACAAGGGATCAACGTTCGAAGGAGGAATCCGGGTTCCGGGGATCATTCGTTGGCCCGGTCGAATCGAACCGAATACAGAAAGCGACATTCCGTGTTTGACATTTGATTTTACGCGTTCGATTGCGGAACTGTCAGGAGTCAAACGCAACGACGGGAAGTCGTTCGAAGGAATCGATATCGTTGGACAGGTTTCCAGTGACAGAAAGTTTCCAGGGCGTCAACTGTTCTGGCGTAAACAGCGTGGCGAAAAGGTCTGGAAAGCGGTCCGCGAGGGAAGCTTGAAATATGTCAGTGAGGCAGCTCCCAATAAGTCATCTGAATTCCTGTTTGACTTGTCGCAAGACATTGCTGAAAAGCGTGACTTGCGAGTTGAACGACCATTGGACTTCGAACGTTTGAAATCGGCATACGACCATTGGGAAAGTACAACGCGTCGTGACCGCCGCGGCAGACCATAA